The genomic window AGTGTTGGTTGGGTAACCAAGGAAGACACATGGAACGGAACAAGGAGCGAGTTTAtgagcggtggtggcggtggtgttgGGGTAGCAATGGCAACCGAAAATACGGAGACCATCATAGGAGGGAGGAGTGCCATATAAGagatggtgaggtgcatagttTCAGCGCGGACGACATGGCCAGAgattgaggaggagggtggcggtggcgagggcATCGGGCCAAAACCGAGAGGGCATGTAGGCATGGAAAAGAAGGGTGCGCACACACTCATTGAGGGTGCGTAGGATGCGCTCGGCACGGCAATTCTGCTGGGAGGTGTATGGACACATGAGACGGAACACAGTGCCGTGGGAGGAAAGAAGATTGCGGATGGTGAGATTGTCAAATTCTTTCCCGTTGTCGGTCTGAAGCGCTAGTATGGGTCGCCGGAACTGTGTGGAGACATAAGCATAGAATGCAATGAGAGTAGCGGCAACATCGGATTTCCTATGAAGAGGAAAGGTCCACACAAAGTGAGAGTAATCATCcagtatgacaagataataaagataaCCAGAATTACTAGGTACTGGAGATGTCCATACATcgctatgaattaactcaaatggaAAGGATGCAACTGTGGAAGAGGAACTAAAaggaaggcgaacatgtttgcctaaCCGGCATGCTTCACATGAGTGAGCGGCCGTTTTATTACATGAAAAAGAAAATCCTCTCATTATTTGACGAAGTGAAGAAGTGCTAGGATGCCCGAGACGAGCATGCCAAAGATTGACGCCGGCGGAAAAAGCTCGAGGACCACCTGGAGATGACGGCGACTGAACTGGGTAGAGGTCGCCGggactgtcacatcggtgaagaaTCATCCTggtgcgagcgtccttaacagaaaagccAACTTCATCAAATTCCACAGTTACAAAATTATCACGAGAAAGATTTCGAACGGAAACTAAGTTCTGAATGAGATGAGGAGAAACAATGACATTATTAAGAGAGAGAGGTCGAGAGTTAGAAGGAAAGGGTGCAGAACCGACATGGGAGATGGGAAGACCAACACCGTTGCCGATGATGATGCGGGAGGGAGTGGAAGTGGGATGGACGGAGGAGAGGTTACCCGGATGAGCGGACATATGAGCGGTGGCACCGGAGTCCATGATCCAATCGCCACCACCACCAGAGTAGGGTGGCGGCTGCTGCAGCACCGCTAGAAGGGCCGGGTCATAGCAGGGGACGCCGTAGGCTCCAGGGGCGCCATACGCGCCGGGGGCGCCGTACGCACCATAGGAGGGCGCGGCAAGAGGGGCGCCGTGGGCGCCATTGGCGTCGAGAGGCGCGGCCAGGAGCGCCTGGTGGGTGCTCGGGCGGGGGCCGAGGATGCCCGGGGCGGGGGGCCGCATCACAGGCATGCTGTATGCATGCACGACCCCCATCCAGGGGTTGTAGCCACCGGCCCAGGGTGGCGGGGGCTGCTGCTGAGGAGcttgaccaccgccgccgccacctttgCCTCCGCCTTGGCGTTGACCGCCGCGACCACGGCGACGATTGCCGCCGTTGCCACCATTGCGGGGTGGTTGGGGCGGCTGTGGCACCGGCATAGGGTGCGGGACGGCCGGAGGACGGGGCGCCGAGGATGGTGTGGAGGCGCCGGTGGAGAGGCCGGCGGCGAGCGCGGTGTGGACGGCGCGGGTGCAGAGGTGCTTCATCCGCCGCTCCTCAAGACGAAGATAGGCCACCGCTCGCTCGTAAGTGGGGTTGgccatgagggtgaggttggaggcggcgttgccgaagtcctccttgaggccggcggtgagcgaCGAGAGGAGAAGCTCGTCGCCCACCTTGAACCCGACGTcattgagctcgtcggagagggtctTGAGCCGGAGACAGAAAACGTCGATGGTGGAGTCGTTTTGGTGACACCCAAAAAATTCCCGCTGCAAGAAAACAATCCGttgaagcttgttgtcggtgaagaggccattgATCTTGGTCCACACCGTGTAAGCATCGTTCCCATCGCGAACGACGGCGTGGAAGATGTCCGGAGAGACGGTgaggaagaaccaccggatgagggTGGCGTCGATGGCGAGCCAGttggcgtcgtgggcgccggcgaaGAAATTGGCAAGACCGTCCACATGATCACGAAGGTTGTACTCACGGAAGAGGAGATTGAAGTAGGTTTTCCAAGCATAGTAGTTTGCGAAGGTGTGGGAGAGGATGATGGGACATGATCGGAGAGGTGGATGTTGCGGATGTCGGCGGCTTGGGGCTCATCGGGCTCGGACCCGTAGGAGGAGTCGAACGGGTTGCTAGGGTgtgcgctggaggaggaggaggtgccgagGGCCGACATGGCAGCGGTGGAGGGTGGCGGCGCGGGTGGGATCGGGAGGGGGTTTAGGGTTTTGGGAGGGAGGCGGCTCGGGGGGGAGCTGCGGTGGGCGGCAGGGAGGGTAGGGGCGCGCGGGAGGGTGGAGGCCGCGGGAGGGGTTGGtggtggagggagggaggaggcgcggcggccgggaggcggcggcgcggtgcagCGGGAGCGGCGACGGCCTGGAGAGGCGATGGCGGCGCGGCTAGGGCTGGGACCGagggttaggctgataccatgtagagGAATATGATGCAACTCTCAATGTATTGATAGGTGCATATGCACAAATATATATAGTACATAGGACAAGTCATATCCTCAACTATACACAaggaggagacttggagtacaagaataTATGTGCTAAATACATATCTCAACATCGATCCAAACAAAACGCGGACATCGACCGGACAGACGACACAAACAGATAAAAAACGGACAGAATGGGCTTTGGTCGGCTTGTTCGAGTTGCTCTTATTGGTACACGTTCATGTCGTCGAGGTGTTCGACTTGTTGCATTGCCAGTCGCGGTATCCAAATTCGCCATGCTCCCGGGGCCGCGCAGACCACCGCGTCGGCGGTGTCGTAGCGCGAGCGGTCGCACGGCCACATGCGCATGGCCAGGCCGGCGCTGAAGACGCTCACCACCGGGCCACCGGAAGCCAAGGGCGAGTTCATCCGTCTCTGCTCAAGCGGCCGCCTCAAGGATGCCCTCCACCACCCCTTCCGGGACGTCCTCTGGTCGGACCCTACCCTCTTCGCCCACGTCTTCCGGGCCTGCCGCGCCatcccgctcctccaccagctccACGCCTTTGCCGCCACCTGTGGCGCCGCCGCCGACCGCTTCACCACCAACAACCTCATGCTCGCCTACGCGGACCTCGGCGACCTCCCCACTGCGTGCAGTCTGTTCGAGAGAATTCCGAGCCGGAACGTCATGTCCTGGAACATTCTGATTGGGGGTTACATCAAGAACGGCGACCTTGGAAGCGCTCGGaagctgttcgacgaaatgcccacGAGGAATGTCGCCACCTGGAATGCCATGGTCGCTGGGCTCACCAATGCAGGGCTTGACGAGGACAGCTTGGGGTTCTTCCTTGCCATGCGAAGGGAGGGATTGCATCCTGATGAGTTTGGCCTTGGGAGCGTGTTCAGGTGCTGTGCTGGCCTCTCCGATCTTGTCTCTGGACGCCAGGTCCATGCATATGTCGTGAGGTGTGGGATGGACATTGACATGTGTGTTGGGAACTCGTTGGCTCACATGTACATGTGGTCTGGATGGCTTGCAGAAGGAGAGGCCGTCCTCAAAGCGCTTCCTTCTCTTACAGTTGTGTCATTCAATACCACAATAGCTGGTAGGACGCAGAATGGAGACTCCGAGGGAGCATTGGAGTATTTGTCCATGATGAGAGGTATTGGGCTAGCGGCAGACGTGGTCACATTCGTTAGTATTATTACCTGTTGCTCAGATCTGGCAGCTCTCGCACAAGGTCAGCAAGTTCATGCACAGGTTATCAAGGCTGGAGTTGACAAGGTTATTCCAGTCATTACTTGCCTTGTGCATATGTACTCTCGATGTGGATGCTTGGGTGACTCGGAAAGAGTTTATTCTGGTTATTGTGGATTAGATCTTTTTCTTCTCAGTGCAATGATCTCAGCTTGTGGGTTCCATGGGCAAGGACATAAAGCAGTTGAGCTGTTTAAACAGATGATGAATGCAGGGGCAAGACCTAATGAGGTTACTTTCTTGGCCCTGCTATATGCGTGCAGCCATAGTGGTCTGAAAGATGAAGGCTTGGAGTTCTTTGAGCTTATGACCAAGACTTATGGGCTGCAACCAAGTGTGAAACACTACACTTGTATTGTGGATCTTCTCGGGCGATCAGGTTGTCTGGATGAAGCAGAGGCCCTTATCTTGTCAATGCCTGTACGTGCTGACGGGGTCATATGGAAGACACTGCTATCTGCTTGTAAGACCCAGAAGAATTTTGACATGGCCGAGCAGATAGCAGAGCGAGTCATTGAGTTTGACCCTCGAGATTCTGCGCCTTATGTTCTGCTATCAAATATTCGAGCTACCAGCAGGAGATGGGGAGATGTCAGTGAGCTAAGAAAAAACATGAGGGAGAAGAACGTGAGAAAGGAACCTGGTGTCAGCTGGGTAGAGCTTAAGGGTCAGGTGCATCAGTTTTGCACAGGAGATAAATCTCATCCAAGACAAGGAGAGATCGATGAGTACTTGGAAGAAATGATGGCCAAGATCAGGCAATGTGGATATGCACCAGACATGAGCATGGTGTTCCATGATATGGAGGATGAGGAGAAAGAGGTTAGTTTAACTCACCACAGCAAGAAATTGGCGATAGCATTTGCGTTTCTGAGCTTACCTGAAGGAGTTCCTATCCGAATAATGAAGAATCTACGTGTGTGTGATGACTGCCATGTTGCTATCAAGTTGATGTCCCAGGTCACTGGTCGAGACATTGTGGTCAGAGATGTAAGCCGCTTTCACCATTTCAGAGATGGCAAATGCTCCTGTGGAGATTATTGGTGATGAGAGCACTCAACTGTGTGTATCTTTTCCATCTGCTGTGGGGAACAAGATTCTTGTTATGGACTTTGGGGGTTTCATGGAGTTTTTGAAGTCAGCAGGTTTTGGTCTACTCAACTGAGGGATGGGCTATTGAATTGGCTGTTTTGAGTTTCAACTAGTCTGTACCAATCCGACCTGTACTCTGGAAAACATAAAATTTGCTGGATCTTTGATCCTCAAAAATAAATGCATTCACTCTGATTCTCAAACAAATCATTGCCTTCTATAAGTGATGGAGTAGCATTTTTCGCCCAAGTCTTGGTAGAATTCTGAAGTTCAGGATATGCATTCTGTATGATATGAATATTTGTGGACAGCACTGAAATATAAGATTTTGTTTTCTCTACAACTAATTATCTGGTTGTCGCTGTCCCATCTTTCATCTCTTACCAATATAATATATATGCCCTTATTAATAATTAAATATCTGCTCAGGATGGTCATAAAGTTGGATCACGTGTTGCTGGAGCCTGGAGGTTCTGATCCTTCTGAGAGCATGACAGTAGGAACTATCGGTGCAATTATACCTGGAGCAACAATGGTGTGGCGCTACAAAATGGAAGGCAAGTGTCTCTTTTACTTGTCATGCAATAATTCTGATTGGAATGTCAAGTGACAttgtttttatttttcatttcgCTGGATGTATATTTGGCCAATAAGAACAGTGGCCAGGGTCCACAGGCAGCTGCATATATGCATTGTGCAATAGTTCCACTGAATCTCGTTATGCATTGAAATTAATtttgggttttgtctttcatttggCTGTGCTTGGTTTTGTATAAGATTGATAGTTAATTTTTCCTTTTTGAGGTCATGGCGTTTATTTGTACAAATTGACAGCATTGTTTGCAGATTCCTCTGGTTTCTTTCTGTTCCCTCTTGCTGCTCATCCATTTGATCTCTTGATCCACTGGCAATTATGCAGAAAGGGTATTATGCTGCTCTTTTATTTTTTCCTTGTGAGGGTTTCTTTACCTTGGGAACGGGCTCGTTGAAAGAAGCAACCAAGCCCGATGGCCAATAGGGGTCTTCAGACACACTCAGGTTCTATTCTTTGGCCCGCAGATTGCTGTCAGATTTTTGTGTAAGTCATGTCCAGACCTGGCCATATGGACCATGCTTCTAAGGCGCCGCCCGTGGGCACGGATTTTTGGCCTGGCACAATACGCGAATAAAAGGGCCGGGACGCCATGGAACAAAGCCGATCCCTGAAGCCAAGCCTTAAGGCCAGCCCGACACGTCCCTTTTATTATGGGTCGGCACGACACATCTCGGCACGTGGCGGCATGCGGCCCAAGTTGGCCCAGAAGGCTTTTTTGGCCTTCAAACCTAAAAAACAAAAGGCCTAGAAGGCCGAAGCGGCTCACAAGGGCCCAAAATGAACAAAGGCCGGTCCACAGGCATGCCGGGCCGTGCCGGCCTTTTTATGGCGTCTGCCAAGCCGATCCTCGAGCCGAGGCCTTCGGACTGGCACAACATGACCCTATTATAAAAGGTCCGACATGGGCCGTGGCATGCCAAGCCTTTATATTGGTGTGTCGGGCCGTGCCGCCCCGTATGGCCAGGTCTCACGTCATGGCGCTCTGCTGGGTGCTTCCTATTTCGCTTATAGCTGCATACCCACCCACCCATCCCCACCCCCTGCGCCCCATCCTCTCCATGGGTCGGCCCATTCCGATTTTCTCCCCaacggttttgggaaggttctagagcCTTCTTCAAACcgggttttcctttttctttgtttttattcgaattttttcctttttttttcttttcccttttttgaaatccatgaacttttttttccAACTCTTGAAATTTTTCGAATTCATGAAGTTTTCCAAATCCACGTTTTTTTTCAGATTCATGTACTTTTTTGAAAATCATGCACAATTTTTCAAATTCGTGAGCTTTTATTAAAATACGGgtcaattttcaaattcatgaacatttttgaaatccaaGAATATTTTCAAATtcgttaacattttttaaaatctgtCACATTTTTCAAATTGATATACATTTTTGAAATTCGGGAGCAATTTTTGAAATACATAAATACTTTTTGAATTGACGCCATTTTATTTAATCTGGGGACATGTTTGgagttcatgaatatttttaaaaaccggtgaacattttttgaaattggcGAACACTTTTCTGAATTCACATTTTTTCttgaaatttatgaacttttttgaaaactgGGAACAttattcaaattcatgaacaattttcaaatatgcgaacatttttaaaattttggaaTATTTTTAAAGTTCGTGTTTAAAAAAAAAATCTGTGATCACTTttaaaattttggaacattttttgaaatcatgaacatttttcaaagttGGAACATTTTTTGCAAATTCGTGAATCGTTTGTTAAATTTAGAATCTTTTTTGAAATGCCGATCATTTTTAATGTAGCAAAAAATAAAACACAAAAGGAAACGAAAGAAATAAACTGGGGCGCCCCACCCCGTAATGGGCGGGCCTCCCGGCCCAAGCGCGTGCGGGAGTGCCCGTTTGCTGGGCCAGCGCCGCGTAGTGCGGGGATCAGGAGCTCCCCTCCGGCCGATCAAGCAGGTCGCCTCACCAGCGAGTCATCAGATCAGCGACTCATCACCAACCCCCACACCAAAGCAAGCGCGAAGGTCAGAGCTCCCCGCCCCCGCGCCATGGCTTCCCCGTCCCCATCCCCCTCCCCTCTCCACCCGCACCAGCTCCAGCAGCACCCGCTCCCCCCGCACCAGCACCCACACCCGCAGTACCAGGCCCCGCCCCCTTCGATGCCCCCGCCGccgggggcgccccccaaggccatGGATCTGGAGGTCACCGTCGTCTCGGGCAAGCACCTGAAGAACGTCAACTGGCGCCGCGGCGATCTCCGCGCCTACGCCGTCGCCTACCTCGATCCCTCCCGCCGCACCGCcacccgccccgacgacgccggcGGCTGCAAGCCCGCGTGGAACGAGCGCATCACCCTCCAGCTCCCGCCTCACCTCTCGCCGCACGACCCCtcgctcctcctctccctcgacgtGTTCCACTCCAAGCCGTCCGACTCGCCCAAGCCGCTCGTCGGCTCCGCCCGCTCGCCTCTCCGCGACCTCCTCTTCCCCGCCggccctaaccctagctccgactCCCCCACCTCACCGATCATCACCCTCCCGCTCCTGCGCCCCTCCGGCCGCCCTCAGGGCAAGCTCCGCATCCGCGTCGCCCTTCGCGAGCGCTCGCCGCCTCCCCCTGAGCCGCAGTatccgcctccttcctcctccccctaCTATTTCCCAGCCCCCCCGCCTCCCACCTATTCGGCACCGCCGCAGTACGGCTCAGACCAGTACTACCGTCCTAGCGGGTACTACTCAGCGCCACCAGCACCGCCTCCTTCTCAGTACGAGTACACCACAGGGCCCTCTGCACCTGTGGAGTACGGCAGGCAATATGAGCAAAGAGGAAGGACTGAGGGTGTGACTGGGCAGTATGATCCGAGAAGGACTGAAGGTGTGACTGGGCAGTATGATCCGAGAAGGACTGAAGGTGTTACTGGGCAGTATGAGCCAAAAGGAAGGACTGAGGGTGTGACTGGGCAGTATGAACAAAGAGGAAGGACTGAGGGGGGGACTCCCAGCGAAAGGTATGGATTAGGCACTGGGCTTGCTGTGGGTGCAGTTGCTGGGGGCGTTGGGGCGCTTGCAATTGATGAAGGTGTGAAGTATAAGGAGGAAAAGGCGGCAGAGAGGGTGGGAGAGAAGGTGACTCCTGCCGCAAGGGATGATTACAGCGAGTATCGTCGAGAATATTGATGGGAGTTCACGTATGTGAGTTGGTTCTTCTCAATTCCTGTTAATGTGGGAATAAGTTGCAGTGTGATTTCGTGGTTTGCTCTGTATATGTATATATTTGCTTGAGAGACATGAATTACTATGGTGCTTGTGCTTATGGCCTGCGCATTATGACATATTTGGTCTGTACCATGAATGTTTTGTGATTAGCTTTGAAGCTGTACTTGCAACTTGATGTCTGTATAATTTGTCTCTGATCTAAGTTGTGTCTTGAGTCTGTTCCATTAGTATCTGTATATCTGGTGCTTGGCATTGCAGTGAACTTCAATTTTATGTTTCTTTCAGTCAAATTATATTGCTTTTGTTGAACAGCATACCAAATTTGATATAAATTTTTGCTTCTACACTCAAATCTACATGTGATTTTCAAGTTTGCATTTTGCTGCAATGTTTTCTAGTTTTCTGTTATCACCCTGTGAGCCAAGTATTTCGttctccctccataaagaaatacaagagcgtttagatcactactttagtgatctaaatgctcttataattctttacagagggagtactttaaaAGCCATAATATGTTCAGAGTTGTCATGCTTCAGTTTATCTTGCAGTCACGTAGTGTAATTGGTAATGCTCAAGGAGAGTGAATGTGACCCATAGAAagcttctttttttccttttggggaAAACATAGGAAGCTAGATTGACGATGCACGGATTTGTTTCAGAATAAATCCAACATAATGGGAAACAATGTAGACAGATTTTTTGTTTTGTACACCTCCAAATTTTAAACACCTGAACCTGTGCAAACTTACCCTAGTCCTATGTGCTATTTAGGAGCTCTTGTATATTCTTCGAATTATACTACCCTTTGTTTTGCTGGACTCGAATTGCGAAATAACGTTGCACTTACTGAACTAGGATTCTCAGAGCTTCCAGGAGTAATATACTGATGTGTAGTTGTTTGAGGAACCTTTTCTGCTTTGCATACTGTAAGCTGAACAACTTATTGTTTGATGCGTTTCTAAATTCCTTCTCAAGTTTGTTAAGAGCTCATATACGCTGTACCAAGGTGTATATTTATTCCTAGTTATGTAGCTCCTGTAGGTTGCACCCAATCTTCTTTTGCACTGATGTAATAATATCCTTGCATGACTGCAACCTTATGCATATCTCGAGGGTAGAGCGCTGCATACCATTGTGTAACAACAGAGAAAAGCTTTTCATTGagatgtctgggaacttgtcagcTCCTAAACGCTGTGCACCTGTGCCGTAATCCTTTTGCCTAAAACTATAACGCAATGACATCATCTCTACTtggattctactccctccgttcctaaatactccctccgtcccaaaattcttgtcttagatttgtctaggtacggatgtatcaagtcacgttttagtattagatacatctgtatctagacaaatctaagacaagaattttgggacggagggagtataagtctttttagaggtttcaaatggactacaacatacggatgtatatagacatattttagagtgtaggttcactcattttgcttcgtatgtagtcccttgttgaaatctctaaaaagacttatatttgggaaggGAGGGAGTATTTTCTTATGGACTCTATTCTTTATGCTTGTAAAAGATGCATATCCAAGCTCTAAGCTTAAAAGGGTAGGAAGTAGCC from Triticum aestivum cultivar Chinese Spring chromosome 3B, IWGSC CS RefSeq v2.1, whole genome shotgun sequence includes these protein-coding regions:
- the LOC123071450 gene encoding leucine-rich repeat extensin-like protein 3, whose amino-acid sequence is MASPSPSPSPLHPHQLQQHPLPPHQHPHPQYQAPPPSMPPPPGAPPKAMDLEVTVVSGKHLKNVNWRRGDLRAYAVAYLDPSRRTATRPDDAGGCKPAWNERITLQLPPHLSPHDPSLLLSLDVFHSKPSDSPKPLVGSARSPLRDLLFPAGPNPSSDSPTSPIITLPLLRPSGRPQGKLRIRVALRERSPPPPEPQYPPPSSSPYYFPAPPPPTYSAPPQYGSDQYYRPSGYYSAPPAPPPSQYEYTTGPSAPVEYGRQYEQRGRTEGVTGQYDPRRTEGVTGQYDPRRTEGVTGQYEPKGRTEGVTGQYEQRGRTEGGTPSERYGLGTGLAVGAVAGGVGALAIDEGVKYKEEKAAERVGEKVTPAARDDYSEYRREY
- the LOC123071448 gene encoding pentatricopeptide repeat-containing protein At2g41080-like, producing MRMARPALKTLTTGPPEAKGEFIRLCSSGRLKDALHHPFRDVLWSDPTLFAHVFRACRAIPLLHQLHAFAATCGAAADRFTTNNLMLAYADLGDLPTACSLFERIPSRNVMSWNILIGGYIKNGDLGSARKLFDEMPTRNVATWNAMVAGLTNAGLDEDSLGFFLAMRREGLHPDEFGLGSVFRCCAGLSDLVSGRQVHAYVVRCGMDIDMCVGNSLAHMYMWSGWLAEGEAVLKALPSLTVVSFNTTIAGRTQNGDSEGALEYLSMMRGIGLAADVVTFVSIITCCSDLAALAQGQQVHAQVIKAGVDKVIPVITCLVHMYSRCGCLGDSERVYSGYCGLDLFLLSAMISACGFHGQGHKAVELFKQMMNAGARPNEVTFLALLYACSHSGLKDEGLEFFELMTKTYGLQPSVKHYTCIVDLLGRSGCLDEAEALILSMPVRADGVIWKTLLSACKTQKNFDMAEQIAERVIEFDPRDSAPYVLLSNIRATSRRWGDVSELRKNMREKNVRKEPGVSWVELKGQVHQFCTGDKSHPRQGEIDEYLEEMMAKIRQCGYAPDMSMVFHDMEDEEKEVSLTHHSKKLAIAFAFLSLPEGVPIRIMKNLRVCDDCHVAIKLMSQVTGRDIVVRDVSRFHHFRDGKCSCGDYW